The following are encoded in a window of Ignicoccus islandicus DSM 13165 genomic DNA:
- a CDS encoding ABC transporter ATP-binding protein, whose translation MKALEVRNLSFSYKKRPILSNVNLDVSHPSIVAIIGPNGSGKSTFAKVIVGQLKGEGEVRIFNKIVLSKGIYLPPSSRGLAYVPQRSPVFPHLTVKENLEFVAKNATPRLIEEVMGLFELEPISDLKGKELSGGQAKRLSIAMAFASGKELIIMDEPLSGVDPSSRESLVEVVRELAKKRKVSILWITHFKEVMEKCDEVYMMDKGFLIKID comes from the coding sequence ATGAAGGCGCTGGAAGTTAGGAACCTAAGCTTTTCTTACAAAAAGAGACCTATTTTAAGTAACGTGAACTTAGACGTTTCACACCCATCAATAGTGGCAATAATAGGGCCTAATGGGTCCGGTAAGAGCACCTTCGCGAAAGTTATAGTTGGTCAGCTTAAAGGCGAGGGTGAAGTAAGGATCTTCAATAAGATAGTGTTGAGCAAGGGAATATATTTACCACCTAGTAGTAGGGGATTGGCTTACGTACCTCAAAGGAGCCCAGTCTTTCCACACCTCACTGTTAAGGAGAATCTGGAGTTCGTCGCTAAGAACGCTACTCCCCGCTTAATCGAGGAAGTGATGGGGCTCTTTGAATTAGAACCCATCTCCGATTTGAAGGGCAAGGAGCTTTCCGGAGGCCAAGCGAAGAGGCTTTCAATAGCAATGGCCTTCGCTAGCGGTAAAGAACTAATAATTATGGACGAACCCTTGAGCGGTGTAGACCCCAGTTCGCGCGAGAGCCTAGTTGAGGTAGTAAGGGAGCTCGCAAAGAAACGAAAAGTTTCGATCTTGTGGATTACTCACTTCAAGGAAGTAATGGAGAAATGTGACGAAGTGTATATGATGGATAAGGGATTTTTAATAAAAATTGATTAA